From a region of the Capricornis sumatraensis isolate serow.1 chromosome 22, serow.2, whole genome shotgun sequence genome:
- the SNRNP48 gene encoding U11/U12 small nuclear ribonucleoprotein 48 kDa protein, producing the protein MEAEPPPVEERRRLREELSEFVESCRRTLEEVTASLGWSLDRLEPGEEAAAAEDEVAICPYDSNHHMPKSSLAKHMMSCRLRKLGYTKEEEDKMYNSDFFYENANVPSITLNKDSQFQIIKQARAAVGNDGDYYNQRVYSSLPVEVPLNHKRFVCDLTQADRLALYDFVVEETKKKRSDSQIIENDSDLFVDLAAKVNQDNSRKSPKSYLEILAEVRDYKRRRQSYRAKNVHITKKSYTEVIRDVINVHMEELSSHWQEEQEKEADGADKSEERRSASVDSRQSGGSHLDGECSRHRRDRSRSPHRRKRNKDKDRSWGSRRRKERDGERHHSHKRRKQKM; encoded by the exons ATGGAGGCCGAGCCTCCTCCGGTTGAGGAGCGTCGGCGGCTGCGGGAGGAGTTGAGCGAGTTCGTGGAGAGCTGCCGCCGGACGCTGGAGGAGGTGACGGCGTCGCTGGGCTGGAGCCTGGACCGGCTGGAGCCcggggaggaggcggcggcggccgag GATGAAGTTGCAATATGCCCTTACGATTCCAATCACCACATGCCTAAATCGTCTTTAGCAAAGCATATGATGTCTTGTAGATTGAGGAAGCTGGGCTAtaccaaagaggaagag GATAAAATGTATAATTCTGACTTTTTCTATGAGAATGCGAATGTACCTTCAATTACTTTGA ataaGGACTCACAATTCCAGATAATTAAACAAGCTAGAGCTGCAGTTGGAAACGATGGTGATTATTATAATCAAA GGGTGTATTCCTCATTGCCTGTTGAAGTTCCTCTGAATCACAAACGGTTTGTTTGTGATCTCACTCAAGCCGATCGTCTTGCCCTCTACGATTTTGTAGTcgaggaaacaaagaaaaaacgcTCAGATTCTCAAATTATCGAAAATGACAGCGATCTCTTTGTAGATTTGGCGGCCAAAGTCAATCAAG ATAATAGTCGAAAAAGTCCAAAATCTTACCTTGAAATCCTGGCAGAAGTGAGAGATTACAAAAGAAGACGCCAGTCCTATAGAGCTAAGAACGTTCACATAACCAAGAAGTCATACACCGAG GTGATCCGGGATGTGATCAACGTGCACATGGAGGAGCTGAGCAGCCActggcaggaggagcaggagaaggAGGCGGACGGGGCAGACAA GAGCGAAGAAAGACGATCGGCCTCAGTGGACTCGAGGCAGTCCGGGGGCAGCCATCTGGATGGCGAGTGTTCACGGCATAGACGGGACCGAAGTCGGAGCCCACACAGACGGAAAAGAAACAAGGACAAGGACAGAAGCTGGGGctccaggagaaggaaggagag GGATGGGGAGAGACATCACAGTCAcaaaagaaggaagcaaaaaaTGTAG